The genomic stretch TGCGGTAGGGCCGGTCGCTCGTCATCGCGTCCAGCGTGTCGGCCACCGCGAAGATGCGCGCGCCGACGTGAATCTCGTGCTTCTGGAGGTTGCGCGGGTAGCCCGCGCCGTCCCACCGCTCCTGGTGCGAGAGGACGATCTGCGCGGGGGTAGAGAGGAAGGGGATGTTCTGGATCATCTGGAAGCCGATGTCCGGATGCTTGCGCATCTCCATCCACTCGTCCGGGGTGAGCTTGCCCGGCTTGAGCAGCACCGCGTCCGGCACGCCGATCTTCCCGATGTCGTGCAGGAGCGCGCCGCGGCCGATCTCCTCCAGCTCCTTGCCCTGAATGCCCATGATGTTGGCGATGGCGGAGGTATAGGAGACCACCCGCTGCGAGTGGTCCGACGTCTCGTGCTCGCGCGCATCGAGCGCGGCCACCAGCGCCAGCAGGGTGTTCTGATAGGTGTTGGCGATGTCCTTGAAGGCCGTGCGCAGCTCGGCGGTCCTGTCCCGCACCTTGCGCTCGAGCTTCTTCTGGTAGCGCTTGCGCGCCAGCTCGATGCGGCGCTTGGCCAGCGCGCGCTCGATGGCCCGGATGAGGTCCGTCAGCTTGGGTGGCTTGAGCAGGTAGTCCACCGCGCCCCGGCGCAGACAGTCCACCGCGGACTCCGTGTCCCCGTAGCCGGTCAGCATGATGACCGAGGTGTCCGGGAGCCGCTCGCGCAGGTTGTCGAGCAGCCAGAGCCCGTCCTTGCCCGGCATCTTCATGTCGCTGATGACGAGCGGGGTCTCTGCCTCGCCCGCGACATCCAGCGCCATCTCGGCGCCGTTGGCGACCACGCAGTTGTAGCCCTCCTCCGCGAGAAGGACAGAGATGACGTCGCGGACGGAGTCATCGTCATCGACGATCAAAATTCGGGGCGGGGCAGGAGGAATGGCTTCCACGGGGGGGGATTCTAAAGGTTTCCGGGTTTCGATCGCCAACAGGTAAGGGAAATTACCACCTTCCCTGCCTTCTCGGCTGCCCTCCTTTCTGGGATGGGGGGAACTTTCCCAAGGGAAGAAAGCCCCCGGACGAGAGCGCTCGGTTGCCCGGACGAGGCAAGGGTTGACGGGGGAAGGTGGCTCCATTACTCATAGGAGCGTGCGTCTTTCCTTCAGCCATCATCCCCATGCGCATCA from Stigmatella aurantiaca encodes the following:
- a CDS encoding HD-GYP domain-containing protein; the protein is MEAIPPAPPRILIVDDDDSVRDVISVLLAEEGYNCVVANGAEMALDVAGEAETPLVISDMKMPGKDGLWLLDNLRERLPDTSVIMLTGYGDTESAVDCLRRGAVDYLLKPPKLTDLIRAIERALAKRRIELARKRYQKKLERKVRDRTAELRTAFKDIANTYQNTLLALVAALDAREHETSDHSQRVVSYTSAIANIMGIQGKELEEIGRGALLHDIGKIGVPDAVLLKPGKLTPDEWMEMRKHPDIGFQMIQNIPFLSTPAQIVLSHQERWDGAGYPRNLQKHEIHVGARIFAVADTLDAMTSDRPYRKGTTFANAIQEIKRCANTQFDPEVVRAFLDIGEEGLVRIKMEMAERKLKPLEAEVRAQEAEAELERLTDDDDLELTPVPSAPSLSGNKVA